Part of the Syntrophorhabdaceae bacterium genome is shown below.
CTTCAACGACAAGTATCTTTGTCTTGTTTTTCATGGCACTATTCTAACAGGACGAGTATATCAAAGACAAATGAATATGCCGATAAAGGCAAGACACCCGTCAGGCGTAAATCGTGTCTAAGGCACTTAATTGTATGAGATTGCCACGCCCTGCGGGCTCGCAATGACACTGCACCACGCCCTGCGGCCTATTGCCTATCACCTATTGCCCTTCACCCTTCACCTTTCACGCTATTTTTTTACCACATGGATTGCGGTGGCTTTGAAGGAGGCTGCGACATCCGCTCCTTCACAGAGCGATAACGCATTGATTGAGTCGTGTGTTATATAGGCAACAAGGGGAAATCCGCAATTGAGCTCTACCTTCTTGAAAAGCCCCATGGGGACTATCCTCTCGATTGTCCCCGGGAATATGTTCCGGGCGCTGGTAAGGGTTTTTGAAGTATTTATCGAGAGGGTAACGTTTTCAGGACGGATGCAGAGGATAAGGCTCTCGCCGATATCATAGTCTCCGATGACTGCTATCTCCCGTCCCGTTACGGAAACTATCACGATGCCCATCTTTTTTTCAATAACATCCCCCTTCAGGATGGTTTCCACCCCTACAAAAGAGGCAACGAATTCATCAGCAGGGTGGTTCATCACATCGTCAGGCGCGCCTATCTGGAGGATCCTCCCTTTGTTCATTACGGCGATCCTGTCCGAGAGGCGGAGCGCCTCGATCCTGTCATGGGTGGCAAATATCGTGGTCGTCCCGGAACTGTTTAATATCTTCTCAAGGTCATCGATCAGCGATTCACGGGTAGGCGGGTCGAGAGAGGAAAAAGGTTCATCAAGCAAAAGGATATCCGGCTTCACTGCAAAGGCCCTGGCAAGACTTGTCCTCTGTGCCTCTCCCCCGGAAAGTGTTCTCGCGGACCGGTCACCGAGCCGGCTGATGCCGAACCTTTCGAGATTCTCTTTCACGGCTTCTTCAATCTCCCGCCTTCCGATCTTGCGGAATCTCAAGCCTGCCGCAACATTTTCGAAAACAGTCGCATTGAATAAAAGAGGTTCCTGGAAAACCATGGCGATCTTTTGCCGGTATTGGCCGGCGGGCAGTTCATTGCCCACCTGCTTTCCCTTGAATACGATATTGCCTGAGAAATATTTGAACAGATGACAAAGGGTGACAAGGAGTGTTGTTTTCCCTGCCCCGTTA
Proteins encoded:
- a CDS encoding ABC transporter ATP-binding protein, which encodes MDQTMPILEARSLSVERAGTRLLDIPYLNVEDGEVLSLIGPNGAGKTTLLVTLCHLFKYFSGNIVFKGKQVGNELPAGQYRQKIAMVFQEPLLFNATVFENVAAGLRFRKIGRREIEEAVKENLERFGISRLGDRSARTLSGGEAQRTSLARAFAVKPDILLLDEPFSSLDPPTRESLIDDLEKILNSSGTTTIFATHDRIEALRLSDRIAVMNKGRILQIGAPDDVMNHPADEFVASFVGVETILKGDVIEKKMGIVIVSVTGREIAVIGDYDIGESLILCIRPENVTLSINTSKTLTSARNIFPGTIERIVPMGLFKKVELNCGFPLVAYITHDSINALSLCEGADVAASFKATAIHVVKK